Proteins from one Amycolatopsis benzoatilytica AK 16/65 genomic window:
- a CDS encoding GntR family transcriptional regulator gives MNAVKPSGAADRAYRLTKELVLTGELPGGHLFSEGEIAERLGVSRTPVREAFLRLQVEGLLNLIPKRGAIVVPVSPGEAEDLLEAREAVESAAVQRLARRPEMIPDALERLRAVLRNQRQHAEAGDVPAFAEADALFHRTIVAAGGNALLLGFYTTLADRQRRMNVHALAPIPAQLPGVVGEHEDLLDIIAEAETKADTFAPALRAHLDRVHRR, from the coding sequence GTGAACGCTGTGAAACCTTCCGGGGCCGCCGATCGCGCCTACCGGCTCACCAAGGAATTGGTGCTCACCGGCGAACTGCCCGGCGGCCACCTGTTCAGCGAGGGCGAGATCGCCGAGCGGCTCGGCGTCAGCCGCACGCCGGTCCGAGAAGCGTTTCTGCGCCTGCAGGTCGAAGGGCTGCTCAACCTGATCCCGAAACGCGGCGCGATCGTCGTGCCGGTCTCCCCCGGTGAGGCCGAGGACCTGCTCGAAGCGAGGGAAGCGGTCGAGAGCGCCGCGGTGCAGCGGCTGGCGCGGCGGCCGGAGATGATCCCGGACGCGCTGGAGCGGCTTCGCGCGGTGCTGCGAAACCAGCGTCAGCACGCGGAAGCGGGGGATGTGCCCGCGTTCGCCGAAGCCGACGCGCTGTTCCACCGCACGATCGTCGCGGCCGGCGGAAATGCGTTGCTGCTCGGCTTCTACACCACGCTCGCCGACCGGCAGCGGCGAATGAACGTGCACGCCCTCGCGCCGATCCCGGCCCAACTGCCGGGGGTTGTCGGCGAGCACGAGGACCTGCTGGACATCATCGCCGAGGCCGAGACAAAGGCGGACACGTTCGCGCCTGCCCTGCGAGCGCACCTGGACCGGGTGCACCGCCGATGA
- a CDS encoding MFS transporter: MTATSETVPETTVRPAWFPAAAAVFACGWGGNQFTPLLVMYHAAGYSAFTVDALLGAYVVGLVPGLLLSGGLSNRHGRRPVMFAGTLMSLVASVLLALGPLGVGWIAAGRFLTGIAVAVAMAVGSTWIKELADADPFRPADLGTRRAALCLTLGLGIGPGVAGALAQWGPWPMVLPYLVHIGLAAAALTAVRRSPETLRARTDSVRTALPGTTKHPRFRRVILPMAPWIFGSCGVAYAILPQLVEHQTGSWALAYSTLLTVCAIGAGVGIQPIAKRVDRATSARAVLTGMIVLCLGLVLSVVAAAAESPWLALGSAVVLGAAYGIVVVSGLLELQRLARPDEIAELTGVYYALAYVGFLLPSLLAALNGVAGYPVLLAGVAVIAIAGTLVVARHSRRHLPRH, encoded by the coding sequence ATGACCGCGACTTCTGAGACAGTGCCGGAAACCACCGTGCGGCCCGCTTGGTTTCCGGCGGCCGCGGCAGTGTTCGCGTGCGGCTGGGGCGGCAACCAATTCACCCCGCTGCTCGTCATGTACCACGCCGCCGGCTACTCCGCTTTCACCGTGGACGCGCTCCTCGGCGCGTACGTCGTCGGTCTGGTGCCGGGATTGTTGCTGTCCGGCGGACTGTCCAATCGGCATGGTCGCCGGCCGGTGATGTTCGCCGGCACCCTGATGTCGCTGGTCGCGAGCGTCTTGCTGGCGCTCGGCCCGCTGGGCGTCGGCTGGATCGCCGCCGGACGGTTCCTGACCGGAATCGCGGTCGCTGTCGCGATGGCGGTCGGGTCGACGTGGATCAAGGAGCTCGCCGACGCCGACCCGTTCCGCCCGGCCGATCTCGGCACCCGCCGCGCCGCGCTGTGCCTCACCCTCGGGCTCGGCATCGGACCGGGCGTCGCCGGAGCGCTCGCCCAGTGGGGGCCGTGGCCGATGGTCCTGCCCTACCTGGTCCACATCGGACTCGCCGCCGCCGCGCTGACCGCCGTCCGGCGCAGTCCGGAAACTCTCCGCGCCCGAACGGATTCAGTGCGCACCGCATTGCCCGGCACCACGAAACACCCGCGGTTCCGCCGCGTCATCCTGCCGATGGCACCGTGGATCTTCGGGTCCTGCGGGGTCGCGTACGCGATCCTTCCGCAGCTCGTCGAGCACCAGACCGGATCGTGGGCGCTCGCCTACTCCACCCTGCTGACCGTGTGCGCGATCGGGGCGGGCGTGGGGATCCAGCCGATCGCCAAGCGCGTCGACCGGGCGACCAGCGCCCGCGCGGTGCTCACCGGGATGATCGTGCTCTGCCTCGGACTAGTGCTCAGCGTGGTCGCGGCGGCAGCGGAATCGCCGTGGCTCGCACTCGGTTCGGCCGTGGTGCTGGGCGCCGCATACGGCATCGTGGTGGTGTCCGGATTGCTGGAACTGCAACGACTCGCCCGGCCGGACGAAATCGCGGAACTCACCGGTGTGTACTACGCGCTGGCGTACGTCGGATTCCTCTTGCCGTCACTTTTGGCGGCCCTGAACGGAGTAGCGGGTTACCCGGTGCTGCTCGCCGGTGTCGCGGTGATCGCGATCGCCGGAACCCTTGTGGTTGCCCGACACTCGCGCCGGCACCTCCCGCGACACTGA
- a CDS encoding antitoxin: MSFFDQAKDKIQEFAGNNSDQVGQGIDKAAEFVDEKTGGQHGDQIRQGADKLKGAFGGGQNEGGQQQGGGQYGGGQQQGDQQYGGGQQQGGQQGGFGEQQGGQQQGGFGGQPGGERYGDQRGGQQQYGGQQETGQQYGNQQYGEQRGDDQWREPQGGDQYGGQQGESQQYGGQQNEQQW, translated from the coding sequence ATGAGCTTTTTCGACCAAGCCAAGGACAAGATCCAGGAATTCGCCGGCAACAACTCCGACCAGGTCGGCCAGGGGATCGACAAGGCCGCCGAATTCGTCGACGAAAAGACCGGCGGCCAGCACGGCGATCAGATCCGTCAGGGCGCGGACAAGCTCAAGGGTGCGTTCGGCGGCGGGCAGAACGAAGGCGGCCAGCAGCAGGGCGGCGGACAGTACGGCGGCGGGCAGCAGCAAGGCGATCAGCAGTACGGCGGCGGGCAGCAGCAAGGCGGCCAGCAGGGCGGATTCGGTGAGCAGCAGGGCGGCCAGCAGCAGGGCGGATTCGGCGGCCAGCCAGGCGGCGAACGGTACGGAGACCAGCGCGGCGGCCAGCAGCAGTACGGCGGCCAGCAGGAAACCGGTCAGCAGTACGGAAATCAGCAGTACGGCGAACAGCGCGGCGACGACCAGTGGCGCGAACCGCAGGGCGGCGACCAGTACGGCGGCCAGCAAGGCGAGAGCCAGCAGTATGGCGGCCAGCAGAACGAGCAGCAGTGGTAG